The segment ACATGGTGGTTCTTGGGGTACCAAAGCTTGGCAAAGAAGTAGCATTGAAAGCTATCAAAGAATGGGGCCAACCCATCTCAAGGAACACCCACCTTATATTCTCCACATCTGCTAGTGTGGACATGCTTGGTGCTAATTTTCAACTCACCAAGCTCCTTGGACTTAATCCAAACATAAACAGGTTCATGATCTATCAACAAGGCTGTTATGCAAGTGGGACTTGTCTTCGCCTTGCTAAAGATCTTGCAAAGAACAATGTAGATGCACGAGTTCTCGTGATGTGCACTGAGATCATAGCTATGTTTTCTCCTATAAAGCATGGGTGAGTTCCCGGATTCGGGTGAGGGTGCGGGACTtggcaatttttaaaaaagtaggATGCGAGTGcagagattaaaaaatattaaaaatatttttatttatattttctatatattgcaaAGCATGCTTTTTCACATTATgcatataccaaatttaagagtaatctatatattactaaaaactgaaacgTAGCGTTTAATGTTGCTGCGCTCATGTTGAGCCATGTCAGCATCCAcgtcattatcttttttctttccattttcttataattatttttaataactttttatttcatatttacacttctccaacatttcttcctcccttaccttttcatctcctcactatttctccaacctttctccttctgtcaccttctcatctccccactaccttctacattaatatcattcttcatcttttccttcatcttcttatatttttgtctcttcttattcacactctcttactataaatttgtcactatctctttcattctatgcatagttttcccttatagaaaaaaagttctctctctctctctctctcactcactcacacacacacacacacacacaatttttgggtggatttttattttttatttttcttacatctttgctttaggttgataattttttatattctttaatctactttaggttaatgcgattcaattttttttttttaattgttgtgtttttttttctctctctttgattgttaaatattatcatattgcgTTATAAAGGaataaatatagcatataaaaatgtaatattattctactacatagcatgatttggataatttaatttggta is part of the Quercus robur chromosome 9, dhQueRobu3.1, whole genome shotgun sequence genome and harbors:
- the LOC126699680 gene encoding chalcone synthase-like, which translates into the protein MALVGSLREAQSAKGPTTILAIAIVNSENIFYQKDYLDFYFRVTKSEHKISLKEKLKHICENSAIRKCHFYLTEEILKANPKICTYNAPSLDASQDMVVLGVPKLGKEVALKAIKEWGQPISRNTHLIFSTSASVDMLGANFQLTKLLGLNPNINRFMIYQQGCYASGTCLRLAKDLAKNNVDARVLVMCTEIIAMFSPIKHG